The sequence TCCGAGAAGGGCTGCGGGTCGATGACCTTCAGGGTGATGCGGCCGTCGCCGAGGCGTCGGTACTCCACCAGCAGGGCCCGCACCCGGCGGGCGTAATCGCGCAGCAGCGGCATGTCGCGGCTGGCGCGGTCGGAGAAATAGAATTCGAAAGTCACCGGCCCCTTCAGACCCTGGACGATGTGGCGGGTGCCGGGCGACAGGGTGTAGAGCTTGTCTTCGGTCAGATCCAGGCGCCAGTCCGGCAGTTGCGCCAGAGCGGCAAGACCGGCGAGGACTCCCAGGGCGAGCAGTAACAGGATGAGCGGTCGGCGCATCGATTCAGCCCTTCTTCTGTTCAATGACCAGCGCACAGGCGGTGAGCCAGGCGGCGATCATCACGGTGAAAAACAGGATGTCCTTGAGGTCGAGGACGCCGCGGCTGATGGCGTGGAAGTGGGTCAGGAAGCTCAGGGAAGCGATGCCGTCCACCAGCCAGCCGGGCGCCCAGCGGTAGAAGGCATCGAGCACCACCGGCGAGCCAGCGGCGGTGAAGGTGAAACACACCACCACGGTGAGGATGAAGGCGATCACCTGATTGATCGTCGCCGCCGACAGGCACTCGCCGATGGCCAGATAGGCGCCGGCCATCAGCCAGCTGCCCAGGTAGGCGGCCAGGATGACGCCGTTGTCGGGATCTCCCAGCCAGTTGACCGTGAGCCATAGCGGGAAGGTCAGTCCCAGGGCCAGGGCGGTGAAGCCCCAGGCGGCGAAGAACTTGCCGAACACCGCATCGCGCAGCCGCACCGGCAGGGTCAGCAGCAGCTCGATGGTGCCGCTCTTGCGCTCCTCGGCCCACAGGCGCATGGATACCGCCGGGATCAGGAACAGGTACAGCCACGGATGATAGTCGAAGAACGGCTGCAGATCTGCCTGCCCCCGCTCGTAGAACCCTCCCAGGTAGAAGGTGAACACCCCGCTGAGGATCAGGAACATCACCAGGAACACGTAGGCCAGCGGGGTGGCGAAATAACTGGCCAGTTCACGGCGGCAGATGATCCAGATCATATTCTTACTTATAATGACAATGATCGAAATATCTTATCAGGTAGGAATAATGCAGTCGATCCTTACCAGTAAAGGACAAGTCACCATTCCCAAAAGCATCCGGGATGCCCTGAAAATGGCCCCGGGTGACAAAATTGAGTTCATCCTGCGCGATGGCGAGGTGATTCTGGTCCCCTTGCGTTCGGTTCGTTCTCTCAAGGGAATGCTGCCGGCGCCTGAGCGCCCGGTTTCCCTGGAGGAGATGGAACAGGCGGTCGAACAGGGGCGGGGGAGGGTATGATCGGCATCGATACCAACGTTCTGGTCCGTTATCTGGTACAGGATGACCCCGAGCAGTCGGTATTGGCCAGCCGCCTGATCGATGGGCTGAGCGCAGAATGTCCGGGATTCATCGCGCTATTGACATTGGCGGAGCTGGTCTGGGTTTTGCGCCGGGCTTACGGTTACCGGCGCGAACTGATCAAACAAGCGCTGGCCGCCATCTTGA comes from Methylomarinovum tepidoasis and encodes:
- a CDS encoding PIN domain-containing protein gives rise to the protein MIGIDTNVLVRYLVQDDPEQSVLASRLIDGLSAECPGFIALLTLAELVWVLRRAYGYRRELIKQALAAILTTVEFHIEDRPLALAALQDYENGCGDYADCLIVHGALRAGCETIYTFDRKAARYAGFRLLA
- a CDS encoding ABC transporter permease subunit, with translation MIWIICRRELASYFATPLAYVFLVMFLILSGVFTFYLGGFYERGQADLQPFFDYHPWLYLFLIPAVSMRLWAEERKSGTIELLLTLPVRLRDAVFGKFFAAWGFTALALGLTFPLWLTVNWLGDPDNGVILAAYLGSWLMAGAYLAIGECLSAATINQVIAFILTVVVCFTFTAAGSPVVLDAFYRWAPGWLVDGIASLSFLTHFHAISRGVLDLKDILFFTVMIAAWLTACALVIEQKKG
- a CDS encoding AbrB/MazE/SpoVT family DNA-binding domain-containing protein codes for the protein MQSILTSKGQVTIPKSIRDALKMAPGDKIEFILRDGEVILVPLRSVRSLKGMLPAPERPVSLEEMEQAVEQGRGRV